The Impatiens glandulifera chromosome 3, dImpGla2.1, whole genome shotgun sequence genome contains a region encoding:
- the LOC124929847 gene encoding uncharacterized protein LOC124929847 — protein MVVHISRKSRDIISNTILKRDTMKATSNAALENHLAKLIQDQMLLTSSDELQKKETLDSLSKDIRSSISKFLYGALLDQVYLFHGVSNNLLFKLELVHFKNEVEEIVGEVIIGDPCGEISILCNKPQVFTVRTKQFSQLLKMNGTKFLNIIRADDGDNAIINSNLFKHLKKLNGPNIEGRQRLDPNKPKNNHDMIFTAQPSTRVAVDDDVQDIYWKKRYIKLRNQFKYNNRNRGMFPDRVAMIFPEIRGESGTRIKVPHTFEELFEIAYRTYGVYPSKILSRDGDIEFNCIDEIMEDDILLPKPLYQRIWALIKAAKPAILMVLKTERSNRENSSKSERFNREVRPRNLTSDLEFEPMTEESSTRSRTPKPGTVDFYTRPRDFSTPTKDFRTSTEGLPS, from the exons ATGGTTGTTCATATTTCAAGAAAGTCTAGAGATATTATAAGTAATACAATTTTGAAG AGAGATACAATGAAAGCCACGTCAAATGCTGCTCTCGAAAACCACTTGGCTAAACTTATACAAGACCAAATGCTCCTAACCAGCTCGGATGAACTACAAAAGAAAGAAACACTTGATTCCCTTTCAAAGGACATTAGATCAAGCATTTCTAAATTCCTCTATGGTGCTCTCCTAGATCAAGTGTATTTGTTTCATGGAGTTTCCAATAACTTACTTTTCAAACta GAACTTGTACACTTTAAGAACGAGGTTGAAGAGATTGTTGGCGAGGTTATAATCGGTGATCCTTGTGGTGAGATTAGCATTTTATGCAACAAGCCACAAGTCTTCACGGTTAGGACAAAACAATTCAGTCAACTACTTAAAATGAATGGAACGAAATTTCTCAATATAATTCGGGCTGATGACGGTGATAATGCAATAATCAATAGCAATCTTTTCAAG CATTTAAAAAAGTTGAATGGTCCGAACATCGAGGGCAGACAACGACTTGACCCAAATAAGCCAAAAAACAACCATGATATGATCTTCACCGCACAACCATCAACTCGGGTAGCAGTCGATGATGATGTACAAGACATATATTGGAAGAAAAGATACATTAAATTAAggaatcaatttaaatataataatagaaacCGTGGTATGTTTCCAGATAGAGTCGCCATGATATTTCCAGAAATAAGAGGCGAGAGTGGCACGCGTATAAAAGTTCCACATACATTTGAGGAGTTATTTGAGATAGCATATAGGACTTATGGAGTTTATCCTTCTAAAATTCTAAGCCGAGACGGTGATATTGAATTCAACTGCATTGACGAAATTATGGAAGATGATATTCTT TTACCAAAGCCCTTGTATCAAAGGATCTGGGCCTTAATCAAAGCTgcaaaacctgcaattttgatggTCTTAAAGACCGAAAGGTCCAACCGAGAAAATTCATCCAAGAGTGAGAGGTTcaaccgagaggtccgaccgaggaatTTGACATCCGACCTAGAATTTGAACCCATGACCGAGGAGTCGAGCACCCGATCGAGAACTCCCAAACCTGGGACTGTTGATTTCTACACTCGACCAAGGGACTTCAGCACCCCGACTAAGGATTTTCGAACCTCGACTGAGGGACTTCCAAGCTAG
- the LOC124929848 gene encoding potassium channel AKT1-like — MDIIIIFSLAYQEKIIDNKSEIADNYISFWLIFDILSVIPSEQVMKIPLPSIWTYGIFSLFRLSRVRRVCVIFSRLESITTPNYFLFWYAKLILATLFYVHCVGCFYYRITTHYKDPHKIWIEYVASIYWSTAMLTTVGYNNNLHDEKTKEIIFTIFYMLFNIGLITYIIGNMAVHITRKSRDQRDAMESKSIAALENHLAKHIQYRKLLISSGGLQKKETLDSISKDIRSSISKFLFSTLLDKVYLFGGVSNDLLFQLVSEMEVKYFPPKEDVILQNQVSLDFYILINGALELVLSKNGVEEVVGEVIIGNICGEISILYNKPELFTVRTKQSSQLLRINRTKFLNTIQDNVGENTIIMNNLFKHLKGQNDPIIKGISMETKNNSNQGLRRRLDQNESNNNNDIMATTQPSIRAVVDDKVQDTNNCWRKRFIRQSNQYRYDRDRDRFPDKVVIRFPEIRGEEGVCILIPDRFEKLFEIAKRIYGVYPSKILSRDDKIKFKCIEEIMDGDFLLCVS; from the exons ATGGACATTATTATCATCTTCAGTTTGGCCTATCAGGAAAAAATTATCGATAACAAAAGCGAGATTGCagataattatataagtttttggTTGATATTTGATATTCTTTCTGTAATCCCTTCAGAGCAAGTAATGAAGATACCACTTCCATCTATTTGGACTTACGGCATTTTCAGTCTATTTCGACTATCTCGTGTTCGTAGAGTTTGTGTAATATTTTCTAG ATTAGAAAGTATTACAACTCCCaactattttttgttttggtatGCAAAACTTATTTTg GCCACATTGTTTTATGTTCATTGTGTCGGATGTTTCTATTACCGTATAACTACACATTATAAGGATCCCCACAAGATTTGGATTGAATACGTTGCGTCAATTTATTGGTCAACCGCGATGCTTACTACCGTAGGATACAACAACAATTTGCACGATGAGAAGACAAAAGAGAtaattttcacaatattttatatgttatttaacATTGGGTTGATAACATATATTATAGGAAATATGGCTGTTCATATCACACGAAAGTCTAGAGAT CAGAGAGATGCAATGGAATCCAAATCAATTGCTGCTCTTGAAAATCACTTGGCAAAACATATACAATATCGAAAGCTACTCATTAGTTCGGGGGGActacaaaaaaaagaaacactTGATTCCATTTCGAAGGACATTAGATCAAGCATTTCTAAATTTCTTTTTAGTACTCTTCTAGATAAGGTGTACTTGTTTGGTGGGGTTTCCAATGATTTACTCTTCCAACTG GTCTCGGAGATGGAAGTGAAATATTTTCCTCCAAAAGAAGACGTGATATTGCAAAACCAAGTTTCCttagatttttatatattaattaatggagCATTG GAACTTGTCCTATCTAAAAATGGGGTGGAAGAGGTTGTTGGCGAGGTTATAATTGGCAATATATGTGGTGAGATTAGCATTTTATACAACAAGCCAGAACTCTTCACTGTTAGGACGAAACAATCGAGTCAACTACTTCGAATAAATCGAACGAAATTTCTTAATACAATTCAGGACAATGTTGGTGAAAATACAATAATCATGAACAATCTCTTCAAG CATTTAAAAGGGCAGAATGATCCGATCATCAAGGGCATTTCAATGGAAACAAAGAACAATTCTAATCAAGGTTTGAGACGACGGCTTGACCAGAATGAATCAAATAACAACAATGATATAATGGCTACTACACAACCATCAATTCGGGCAGTAGTTGATGATAAAGTACAAGACACAAATAATTGTTGGAGGAAAAGATTTATTCGACAAAGTAATCAATATAGGTATGATAGGGATCGTGATAGGTTTCCAGATAAGGTCGTCATTAGATTCCCTGAAATAAGAGGCGAGGAAGGTGTGTGCATATTAATTCCAGATAGATTTGAGAAGCTATTTGAGATTGCAAAGAGAATATATGGGGTTTATCCTTCTAAGATTTTAAGTAGAGacgataaaattaaattcaagtGCATTGAGGAAATTATGGATGGTGATTTTCTTTTATGTGTTAGCTAG